CCATAATATACGCTATACATAATTAGATAGATATAGACGCAGGTGTTATAGGTATAAAGTTAGGGTAGATATGAAGAAGCAACTGGAGATTCTGCTGGAGCGGTTAGAGGATGTGGAGAATCCATCGGTGGCTGAGGAGCAATATAGCACCCCACCTGCATTAGCTGCGGAATTGCTCATACTCGCTTTCCTGCACGGGGATATAGCAAATCGTACTGTTTATGATCTCGGGTCAGGGAATGGGATACTGGCAATAGGTGCGAAACTACTGGGTGCAAAAGAGGTGGTAGGTATAGAACGTGACAGGAATGCGATAAAGGTAGCGATAGAGAACAGCCAGAAGCTGGGTGTTGAGGTCAAATTCAGGCGATGTGATGTACGAACGTTGCATGCAAGAGGTGACACAGTGGTGATGAATCCCCCCTTCGGCGCTCAGCGCAAGAACAGGCACGCAGATAGAGCATTCCTGAGGAAGGCTTTTGAAATCGCATCGGTTGTATATACCATACACAATGCAGGTAGTGAACCATTCTTAAGAACTTTTGTACATCCCACTTCTATCTTACGGTTCCCCACCTCTTTTAGCATGAGAAGGAGATTCTGGTTCCATAAGCGCGATAAGAAACAGATAGCTGTGGATTTGTACAGAATGAACCTATAAAAATATCTCCGTTTTGAAATCACTAGTAATAGATTATAAAAAGAAGGGAATAATTTTGCCCATTCTCTATCCTTGTGCTTGAATTTTTTCACAGTTCTATCACATTTTCTTTTTTGATGCGAACAGATACAATAAGAAATATTGGCCTTCTCGAAGACTTTTCCGTCGGGGATTTTCCACGTCCGTAGATTTCCACTGGGTCTGTCACTTTCAACGTAACACCATCGTGCTCCTTCGGGTCTAAACCAATAAATTTTATCCTGATATGAGTGCCCTGTGCAACCTTGCTCACGGTTTTGGTCCCTTTTTGCAGTTTTAACTTCAAGTCTACGGAACTGACAGTGATATTAGTTACATTGCAGCCATAACTCGGGTCATCACAGCGCACTTCATATTTGCCAGTTTTCAATGTGTTATTCAAGTAGCCCATCAGAACCCGTAGGAGGTGGGTCATAATCTTCAACCCCCCGCTTACCCCGTACAAAATCACCTTTCCAGAAGGACCGCCAGTTCTATTGTAGAACTGTATCACCTGCTCCTTTAAAATGGTTGAATCATTTCCATCCAGCCATCCA
The Methanophagales archaeon DNA segment above includes these coding regions:
- a CDS encoding methyltransferase, yielding MKKQLEILLERLEDVENPSVAEEQYSTPPALAAELLILAFLHGDIANRTVYDLGSGNGILAIGAKLLGAKEVVGIERDRNAIKVAIENSQKLGVEVKFRRCDVRTLHARGDTVVMNPPFGAQRKNRHADRAFLRKAFEIASVVYTIHNAGSEPFLRTFVHPTSILRFPTSFSMRRRFWFHKRDKKQIAVDLYRMNL